In Mycobacterium stomatepiae, the following are encoded in one genomic region:
- a CDS encoding LLM class flavin-dependent oxidoreductase: MSLAFHWFLPTYGDSRNLVAGGHGTSMHGDRPATLRYLHQICAAAEDNGFEAVLTPTGLWCEDAWLTTAMLIERTETLKFLVAFRPGLLSPTLAAQMAGTFQRHSDGRLLLNVVTGGEPHEQQAYGDYLDKQARYARTAEFLDVVRQLWTSKEPVTFAGEHIRIEGAQLNNPPDPIPAVFFGGSSGSAGPVAAKYSDVYLTWGEPLPAVAEKLDWIRGLAAEAGRTLQFGLRIHVISRPTAAQAWAEADRLLEAIDPADIERVQASLARSESEGQRRMLKLHGGNDNQLLIAPNLWAGVGLVRGGAGTALVGSHEEVAQRLTEYADLGIDHFILSGYPHLEEAYWFGEGVLPLLERKGVWKHPNRKTQPRSSTPFAAASAQ; encoded by the coding sequence ATGAGTCTGGCATTTCACTGGTTCCTGCCGACGTACGGGGATTCCCGCAATCTCGTCGCCGGTGGGCATGGCACGTCGATGCACGGCGACCGGCCCGCGACGTTGCGCTATCTGCACCAGATCTGCGCCGCCGCCGAAGACAACGGTTTCGAGGCGGTGCTGACGCCGACCGGATTGTGGTGTGAGGACGCCTGGTTGACGACGGCGATGTTGATCGAGCGCACCGAGACGCTGAAGTTCCTGGTCGCCTTCCGCCCGGGGCTGCTCAGCCCGACGCTGGCCGCGCAAATGGCCGGCACCTTCCAGCGGCACTCCGACGGACGGCTGCTGCTCAACGTCGTCACCGGCGGCGAACCGCACGAACAACAGGCCTACGGTGACTACCTGGACAAGCAGGCGCGCTATGCGCGCACCGCCGAGTTCCTGGACGTGGTGCGCCAACTGTGGACCTCGAAGGAACCGGTGACGTTCGCCGGGGAACACATCCGCATCGAGGGTGCACAACTCAACAACCCGCCCGACCCGATTCCCGCGGTGTTCTTCGGTGGGTCGTCGGGGTCGGCCGGACCCGTCGCCGCCAAGTACTCCGACGTCTACCTCACCTGGGGCGAACCGCTGCCGGCCGTCGCCGAGAAATTGGACTGGATTCGCGGGCTCGCCGCCGAGGCCGGCCGGACCCTGCAGTTCGGGTTGCGGATCCACGTGATCAGCCGCCCGACCGCCGCGCAAGCCTGGGCCGAAGCCGACCGGCTGCTGGAGGCGATCGACCCGGCGGACATCGAGCGCGTGCAGGCCAGCCTGGCGCGCAGCGAATCCGAAGGACAGCGCCGGATGCTGAAGTTGCACGGCGGCAACGACAATCAGCTGCTGATCGCGCCCAACCTGTGGGCCGGCGTCGGCCTGGTGCGCGGCGGTGCCGGCACCGCGCTGGTCGGATCGCACGAAGAGGTCGCCCAACGGCTGACCGAATACGCGGACCTGGGCATCGACCACTTCATCTTGTCGGGCTATCCGCATCTGGAAGAGGCGTACTGGTTCGGCGAGGGCGTGCTGCCGCTGCTCGAGCGCAAGGGCGTGTGGAAACACCCCAACCGCAAGACTCAGCCCCGCTCGTCGACGCCGTTCGCGGCCGCCTCGGCGCAGTAG
- a CDS encoding alpha/beta hydrolase has translation MTLVPDLNRRAVLRMGASASVAAAGAWALSAWLDPLEPQAAPMPAPFEPSTASSTLPNRLTGSFISKARGGVKTNWVIALPPGQSSQSGPLRPVIALHGKDGDANMMLDCGVEDALARLVKEGKPPFAVVGVDGGSDSYWHKRADGTDSGAMVTDELLPMLGSMGLDTSRVGFLGWSMGGYGALHLGAKLGPSRTAGICAISPALYTSYADCAPKAFDSEEDWMTNSVMGLPALSQIPLRVDCGTFDRFYPATRQFVSQLKTPPAVSFTVGGHDVTWWRLQLPGEISWLAT, from the coding sequence ATGACGCTCGTGCCTGATCTGAACCGCCGCGCGGTGCTGCGAATGGGCGCCAGTGCCAGCGTTGCGGCGGCGGGCGCCTGGGCGTTGAGCGCCTGGCTGGATCCGCTCGAACCACAAGCGGCGCCAATGCCCGCCCCGTTCGAACCGTCGACTGCGAGCAGCACCCTGCCGAACCGCCTTACCGGTTCGTTCATCTCGAAGGCGCGCGGCGGGGTCAAGACCAATTGGGTGATCGCGCTACCGCCCGGCCAGAGCTCGCAGAGCGGGCCGCTACGCCCGGTGATCGCGCTGCACGGCAAGGACGGCGACGCCAACATGATGCTGGACTGCGGTGTCGAGGACGCGCTGGCCCGGCTGGTCAAGGAGGGCAAGCCGCCGTTCGCCGTGGTAGGGGTCGACGGTGGCAGCGACTCCTACTGGCACAAGCGGGCCGACGGCACTGACTCTGGTGCGATGGTCACCGACGAGCTGTTGCCGATGTTGGGCTCGATGGGGCTGGATACGTCGCGGGTGGGCTTCCTGGGCTGGTCGATGGGTGGATACGGGGCGCTGCACCTGGGCGCCAAACTGGGGCCGTCGCGGACCGCGGGGATCTGCGCAATCAGCCCGGCGCTCTACACGTCCTACGCCGACTGCGCACCCAAAGCGTTTGACAGCGAAGAGGACTGGATGACGAACAGCGTGATGGGCCTGCCGGCGCTATCACAGATTCCGCTGCGCGTCGACTGCGGGACATTCGACCGTTTCTATCCCGCGACACGCCAATTCGTGAGCCAGCTCAAAACGCCACCGGCGGTAAGCTTCACGGTCGGCGGCCATGATGTGACGTGGTGGCGTTTGCAATTACCCGGCGAGATTTCCTGGCTGGCAACCTAG
- a CDS encoding Rv0518 family GDSL lipase: MSRLAAFVVSVALLGGLFGEVVTHPAPERPYQPLTLDGRLTHIAVVGDSYTTGTDEGGLGPKAWTALTWQTLTKRGLQIDADVAAEGRAGYVVPGDHGSIFEDLTVRSVKTDDVLVVFFGSRNDEGSDPGLLAGRARDTFQVARILAPSARFLVIGPPWPTADVPADILQIRDVLNSEARAAGAAFVDPIGAHWFVDRPDLIGPDGVHPNDAGHRYMADKIAPLIRTQLFR, translated from the coding sequence GTGAGTCGTCTGGCCGCGTTCGTCGTCAGCGTCGCTCTGCTGGGCGGCTTGTTCGGTGAGGTCGTGACACACCCGGCACCCGAGCGGCCCTACCAACCGTTGACGCTCGATGGTCGGCTGACCCACATCGCGGTCGTCGGCGACTCGTACACGACCGGCACCGACGAGGGCGGTCTGGGCCCGAAAGCGTGGACCGCCCTGACCTGGCAGACGCTCACCAAGCGGGGGCTGCAGATCGACGCCGACGTGGCCGCCGAGGGCAGGGCCGGTTACGTGGTGCCCGGCGATCACGGCAGCATCTTCGAGGACCTGACCGTCAGGTCGGTCAAGACCGACGACGTGCTGGTGGTGTTCTTCGGCTCCCGCAACGACGAAGGCTCCGACCCCGGTCTACTGGCCGGCCGGGCTCGTGACACCTTCCAAGTCGCACGCATCCTGGCACCGTCGGCGCGGTTTCTGGTGATCGGTCCGCCGTGGCCGACCGCCGATGTGCCTGCGGACATCCTGCAGATTCGCGACGTGCTCAATTCCGAGGCACGCGCCGCGGGCGCGGCGTTCGTAGATCCGATCGGCGCGCATTGGTTCGTCGACCGGCCCGACCTGATCGGCCCAGATGGCGTGCACCCCAACGATGCCGGGCATCGGTACATGGCGGACAAGATTGCACCGCTGATTCGTACGCAGCTGTTCAGGTAG
- a CDS encoding acyltransferase family protein has protein sequence MRTAEIKGEIKALTGLRIVAAVWVVLFHFRPMLSDVSPDFRENLAPVLNCGAQGVDLFFILSGFVLTWNYLDRMGRTWSTRETLHFLWLRLARVWPVYLVTMHLAALLVILSLHVGHVPLPEANDLTAISYIRQVLLVQLWFEPFFDGTSWDGPAWSISAEWLAYLLFGVLALVVFRMKLATRSRTLMWLAVAASLPPVVMLLASGHFYTPWSWLPRIVTQFTAGALACAAVRRLRLTDRGRHIAGYLSLLVLAAVVGVLYWFNAHPISGVVENDSGGVVDALFVPLVITLAVGLGSLPRLLSTRAMVYGGQISFCLYMVHELVHTTWGWAVEQFELTPWQSDSPWKWNVLGLFAIALALSSLLYHVVEEPARRWMRRMVDIRPAAQRTDLGESAPAKVRQIDGGLEPASERTAS, from the coding sequence GTGCGCACCGCAGAGATCAAGGGTGAGATCAAAGCCCTGACGGGTCTGCGCATCGTCGCCGCGGTGTGGGTGGTGCTGTTTCATTTCCGTCCGATGCTCAGCGATGTCTCGCCCGATTTTCGCGAGAACCTGGCGCCGGTGCTCAACTGCGGGGCGCAGGGCGTCGACCTGTTCTTCATCCTCAGCGGGTTCGTGCTGACCTGGAACTACCTCGACCGTATGGGCCGTACCTGGTCGACGCGCGAGACCCTGCATTTCCTGTGGCTGCGGCTGGCCCGGGTATGGCCGGTTTACCTGGTCACGATGCATCTGGCCGCGCTGCTGGTGATCCTGTCACTGCACGTCGGCCACGTGCCGCTGCCCGAGGCGAATGACCTAACCGCGATCAGCTACATACGGCAGGTCTTGCTCGTGCAGTTGTGGTTCGAGCCGTTCTTCGACGGGACCAGCTGGGACGGACCGGCCTGGTCGATCAGCGCGGAATGGCTCGCTTACCTGCTGTTCGGCGTGCTCGCCCTGGTCGTTTTCCGGATGAAGCTGGCCACCCGCTCCCGGACGCTGATGTGGCTGGCCGTAGCGGCCTCGCTGCCGCCGGTGGTGATGCTGTTGGCCAGCGGTCACTTCTACACGCCGTGGAGCTGGCTGCCGCGGATCGTGACACAGTTCACCGCGGGGGCGCTGGCCTGCGCTGCCGTGCGCCGGTTGCGGCTGACCGATCGTGGCCGCCACATCGCCGGATACCTCTCGCTGCTAGTGCTGGCCGCCGTGGTGGGCGTCCTGTATTGGTTCAACGCGCATCCGATCAGCGGAGTCGTGGAAAACGACAGCGGCGGGGTGGTCGACGCGCTGTTCGTCCCCCTGGTCATCACGCTCGCGGTCGGACTGGGCAGCCTGCCCCGGCTGCTGTCCACCCGCGCCATGGTCTACGGCGGACAGATCTCGTTCTGTCTGTACATGGTGCACGAGCTGGTGCACACGACCTGGGGCTGGGCGGTCGAACAATTCGAGCTGACGCCGTGGCAGTCCGATTCCCCCTGGAAGTGGAACGTGCTGGGCCTATTCGCGATCGCTCTGGCGCTTTCCAGCCTGCTGTATCACGTCGTGGAGGAGCCCGCGCGTCGCTGGATGCGTCGGATGGTCGATATCCGTCCCGCGGCGCAGCGCACCGATCTCGGGGAGTCGGCCCCCGCCAAGGTCCGCCAGATCGACGGCGGACTTGAACCGGCTAGCGAGCGCACGGCTTCCTGA
- a CDS encoding STAS domain-containing protein, protein MAIAMTTTRQGSLDCGGAKVRAQCRHLATVVTVRGEIDAVNVDRVGDCLRRFLLGDQPLVLDITDVSHFAGAGFALLQTFDEDCRRAGVEWTLVAGGNVIEQLVAGDGDAVFPMAGSVPEAFGDLADAVVYRRRLALPLIKKTA, encoded by the coding sequence ATGGCAATCGCGATGACCACAACGCGACAGGGCAGCCTCGACTGCGGTGGAGCCAAGGTTCGGGCGCAGTGCCGCCACCTCGCCACGGTGGTGACCGTCCGGGGAGAGATCGATGCCGTCAATGTCGATCGGGTCGGCGACTGCCTTCGCCGTTTCCTGCTCGGCGACCAACCCCTGGTGCTCGACATCACCGACGTGAGCCACTTCGCCGGTGCCGGCTTCGCGTTGCTGCAGACGTTCGATGAGGACTGCCGCCGGGCCGGGGTGGAGTGGACGCTGGTCGCCGGCGGCAACGTGATCGAGCAGCTGGTCGCCGGTGACGGTGACGCGGTGTTCCCGATGGCCGGCTCGGTGCCCGAGGCGTTCGGCGACCTCGCCGACGCGGTCGTCTACCGCCGCCGGCTGGCGCTGCCGCTGATCAAGAAGACGGCGTAA
- a CDS encoding DUF3093 domain-containing protein, whose translation MTTASNGDPRPLFYESGASWLWVLSGPAAAASMILIEMWSGAAISLLVPAIFLVMVSAFISLQVKAARIHVSVELTEDALRQGTETILVREIVKVYPEPDNAAISDKELAKWQSARALGELFGVPRGRTGIGLKLTEGRTAQAWAKRHRHLRDALTPLVQERVEPAHSDTTDIDGHDDSGSEQ comes from the coding sequence ATGACCACAGCGAGTAATGGCGACCCCAGGCCGTTGTTCTACGAATCCGGTGCCAGCTGGCTATGGGTGCTGAGCGGCCCGGCCGCGGCCGCGTCGATGATTCTGATCGAAATGTGGAGTGGCGCAGCGATATCGCTGTTGGTTCCGGCGATCTTTCTGGTGATGGTGTCGGCATTCATCTCGCTGCAGGTGAAGGCGGCGCGGATCCACGTTTCCGTCGAACTGACCGAGGACGCGTTGCGCCAGGGCACCGAGACCATCCTGGTGCGCGAAATCGTCAAGGTCTATCCCGAGCCCGACAACGCGGCGATTTCCGACAAGGAGCTGGCGAAGTGGCAGTCGGCGCGGGCGCTCGGTGAACTGTTCGGCGTGCCGCGCGGGCGGACGGGCATCGGTCTGAAACTCACCGAGGGCCGTACCGCGCAGGCCTGGGCGAAGCGCCACCGTCATCTTCGCGATGCGCTGACTCCGCTGGTTCAGGAACGGGTGGAGCCGGCTCATTCGGACACCACCGACATCGACGGTCACGACGACTCCGGATCCGAGCAGTGA
- the hemB gene encoding porphobilinogen synthase translates to MVGYPRQRPRRLRSTPALRRLVAQTSLEPRHLVLPMFVADGIDEPRPIPSMPDVVQHTRESLRRAAADAVAAGVGGLMLFGVPRDEDKDSTGSAGTDPDGILNVALRDLAKDLGDATALMADTCLDEFTDHGHCGVLDARGRVDNDATVSQYVKLAVAQAESGAHVVGPSGMMDGQVGAIRDGLDTAGHTDVVILAYAAKFASAFYGPFREAVSSSLSGDRRTYQQEPGNVREAVREIELDIDEGADIIMVKPAMGYLDVLAAAADVSPVPVAAYQVSGEYSMICAAAANNWIDGRAAALESLVGIRRAGADIVLTYWAAQAAGWLC, encoded by the coding sequence ATAGTGGGCTATCCGCGGCAGCGCCCGCGCCGGCTCCGGTCCACTCCCGCGTTGCGTCGCTTGGTGGCGCAAACATCCTTGGAGCCAAGGCATTTGGTGCTGCCGATGTTCGTCGCCGACGGAATTGACGAACCGCGACCGATCCCGTCGATGCCTGACGTCGTGCAGCACACCCGCGAATCACTGCGCCGCGCAGCCGCCGACGCGGTGGCAGCCGGGGTAGGCGGGCTGATGCTGTTCGGTGTCCCGCGCGACGAGGACAAGGACTCGACCGGCTCGGCCGGCACCGACCCGGACGGCATCCTCAACGTCGCGCTTCGCGACCTGGCGAAGGATCTTGGTGACGCCACCGCGTTGATGGCCGACACCTGTCTCGACGAGTTCACCGATCATGGTCACTGCGGCGTTCTCGACGCGCGGGGCCGCGTCGACAACGACGCCACCGTGAGTCAATACGTGAAATTGGCTGTGGCGCAAGCAGAGTCAGGGGCTCACGTGGTGGGTCCGAGCGGGATGATGGACGGGCAGGTGGGTGCCATTCGCGACGGCCTGGACACCGCAGGCCACACCGACGTGGTGATCCTGGCCTATGCGGCGAAGTTCGCCTCGGCGTTCTACGGCCCGTTCCGCGAAGCGGTGAGTTCCAGCCTGTCCGGTGATCGTCGAACCTACCAGCAGGAGCCCGGCAATGTCCGAGAGGCGGTGCGCGAGATCGAATTGGACATCGACGAGGGCGCCGACATCATCATGGTCAAGCCGGCGATGGGCTACCTCGATGTGTTGGCCGCCGCGGCGGACGTCTCGCCGGTGCCGGTGGCCGCCTATCAGGTGTCCGGCGAATACTCGATGATTTGTGCTGCGGCAGCGAACAATTGGATCGACGGGCGCGCCGCGGCGCTGGAATCGCTGGTCGGCATTCGCCGTGCCGGCGCCGATATCGTGCTGACCTATTGGGCCGCGCAGGCGGCGGGTTGGCTTTGCTAG
- a CDS encoding bifunctional uroporphyrinogen-III C-methyltransferase/uroporphyrinogen-III synthase: MTTRGRKPRPGRITFVGSGPGDPGLLTTRAATVLANAALVFTAPDVPEPVLALIGKDLPPVSGPAPAEPPPATNDGSADADPPPAASTVLSGGADIRPALGEPAEVAKTLTAEARTGVDVVRLVSGDPLTLDAVISEVNAVARTHLHVEIVPGLAATSAVPTYAGLPLGSSHTVADVRDPHVDWEALAAAPGPLILQATPTHLADAARTLIEHELAETTPCVVTAQGTTCQQRSIETTLHGLTDAAVVAGAGDPVGPLTGPLVVTIGKTVNSRSKLNWWESRALYGWTVLVPRTKDQAGEMSERLTSYGALPVEVPTIAVEPPRSPAQMERAVKGLVDGRFQWVVFTSTNAVRAVWEKFGEFGLDARAFSGVKIACVGESTADRVRAFGISPELVPAGEQSSLGLLDDFPPYDSIFDPVNRVLLPRADIATETLAEGLRERGWEIEDVTAYRTVRAAPPPATTREMIKTGGFDAVCFTSSSTVRNLVGIAGKPHARTIIACIGPKTAETAAEFGLRVDVQPETAAIGPLVDALAEHAARLRAEGALPPPRKKSRRR, from the coding sequence ATGACGACGCGAGGGCGCAAGCCGAGACCGGGCCGCATCACGTTCGTGGGTTCCGGCCCGGGTGATCCAGGATTGTTGACCACGCGGGCCGCCACAGTGCTGGCGAATGCGGCCCTGGTGTTCACCGCCCCCGACGTACCCGAACCGGTGCTGGCGCTGATCGGCAAGGACCTGCCACCCGTTTCGGGCCCGGCACCTGCCGAACCACCACCCGCGACGAACGATGGCTCAGCCGACGCGGATCCGCCTCCGGCGGCATCCACGGTGCTGTCCGGTGGCGCCGACATCCGCCCGGCGCTGGGTGAGCCCGCCGAGGTCGCCAAGACGCTGACCGCCGAGGCCCGCACGGGTGTCGACGTGGTGCGGCTGGTGTCCGGTGACCCGCTGACCCTCGACGCGGTGATCAGCGAGGTGAACGCCGTCGCGCGCACACACCTGCATGTCGAGATCGTGCCGGGTCTGGCCGCGACCAGCGCGGTGCCCACATATGCGGGACTGCCGCTGGGCTCGTCGCACACGGTGGCCGACGTGCGCGACCCACATGTGGACTGGGAAGCTTTGGCGGCGGCTCCCGGACCCCTGATCCTGCAGGCCACCCCGACACACCTGGCCGACGCGGCGCGCACGTTGATCGAGCACGAGCTGGCGGAGACCACTCCGTGTGTGGTGACCGCGCAGGGCACCACCTGTCAGCAGCGTTCGATCGAAACCACGCTGCACGGGCTGACCGACGCCGCCGTCGTGGCCGGCGCCGGCGACCCCGTGGGTCCGTTGACCGGACCGCTGGTGGTGACCATCGGCAAGACGGTGAACAGCCGGTCGAAGCTGAACTGGTGGGAGAGCCGCGCCCTGTACGGCTGGACCGTCCTGGTGCCGCGCACCAAGGACCAGGCCGGCGAGATGAGTGAGCGGCTGACGTCGTACGGCGCGTTGCCGGTCGAGGTGCCGACCATCGCCGTCGAGCCGCCGCGCAGCCCCGCCCAGATGGAGCGCGCCGTCAAAGGATTGGTCGACGGGCGGTTCCAGTGGGTGGTGTTTACCTCCACCAATGCGGTCCGTGCGGTGTGGGAGAAGTTCGGCGAGTTCGGGCTGGACGCCCGAGCGTTCTCCGGCGTGAAGATCGCCTGCGTCGGCGAGTCGACGGCCGACCGGGTCCGCGCATTCGGGATCAGCCCCGAGCTGGTGCCGGCCGGGGAGCAGTCCTCGCTGGGCCTGCTGGACGACTTTCCGCCCTACGACAGCATTTTTGATCCGGTGAACCGGGTCCTGCTGCCGCGTGCCGACATTGCCACCGAGACGCTGGCCGAAGGTCTGCGCGAACGCGGTTGGGAGATCGAGGATGTCACCGCGTACCGGACGGTGCGCGCAGCACCGCCGCCGGCGACCACCCGCGAAATGATCAAGACGGGCGGCTTCGACGCGGTGTGCTTCACCTCCAGCTCGACGGTGCGCAACCTGGTCGGCATCGCCGGTAAACCCCACGCGCGCACCATCATTGCCTGCATCGGCCCCAAGACGGCCGAGACCGCCGCCGAGTTCGGCCTGCGGGTGGATGTGCAGCCCGAAACCGCTGCGATCGGTCCACTGGTCGACGCGCTGGCCGAACACGCCGCGCGGTTGCGCGCCGAGGGTGCGCTGCCACCGCCGCGCAAGAAGAGCCGCAGGCGCTAG
- the hemC gene encoding hydroxymethylbilane synthase has protein sequence MIRIGTRGSLLATTQASVIRDTLIANGHPAELVIISTAGDQSSAPIESPGVGVFTTALREAMVDGRVDAAVHSHKDLPTADDPRFTIAAIPARNDPRDALVARDGLVLGELPAGSLIGTSSPRRAAQLRALGLGLEIRPLRGNLDTRLNRVSSGDLDAIVVARAGLARLGRLADVTETLEPVQMLPAPAQGALAVECGAEDTRLAAVLAELDDSDTRAAVTAERALLAELEAGCSAPVGAIAEVVESIDEDGRVFDELSLRGCVAALDGSDVIRASGIGAPGRARELGLSVAAELLELGAGELIGGARQYPAHEN, from the coding sequence GTGATCCGGATAGGCACGCGGGGCAGTCTGCTGGCCACTACCCAGGCCTCTGTCATCAGGGACACTCTGATCGCCAACGGCCACCCCGCGGAATTGGTGATCATCAGCACAGCAGGCGATCAGTCGTCGGCGCCGATCGAAAGCCCGGGGGTGGGCGTCTTCACGACCGCGTTGCGCGAAGCGATGGTGGACGGCCGCGTCGATGCCGCCGTGCACTCGCACAAGGATTTGCCAACTGCCGATGACCCGAGGTTCACGATCGCCGCCATCCCGGCGCGAAATGACCCGCGCGACGCGCTGGTTGCGCGCGACGGGCTGGTGCTCGGGGAGTTGCCGGCGGGTTCGCTGATCGGCACGTCGTCCCCGCGGCGGGCCGCACAGCTTAGGGCATTGGGTCTCGGTTTGGAAATCCGCCCCCTACGAGGCAACCTAGATACCAGGTTGAACAGGGTAAGTAGTGGTGATCTAGACGCCATCGTGGTGGCCCGGGCCGGACTGGCCCGCCTGGGCCGGCTCGCTGATGTCACCGAGACGCTAGAGCCGGTGCAAATGTTGCCAGCACCGGCTCAGGGTGCGCTCGCCGTCGAATGCGGTGCCGAGGACACCAGGCTGGCGGCGGTGCTGGCGGAGTTGGACGACTCCGACACGCGTGCGGCGGTCACCGCTGAACGAGCGCTGTTGGCCGAACTGGAGGCGGGTTGCTCCGCACCGGTGGGAGCGATCGCAGAGGTGGTCGAGTCCATTGATGAGGACGGCCGGGTCTTCGACGAGCTGTCGCTGCGCGGATGCGTGGCGGCGCTCGATGGATCGGATGTGATCCGCGCGTCGGGCATCGGCGCTCCCGGGCGGGCACGAGAGTTGGGGCTCTCGGTGGCCGCGGAGCTGCTGGAGTTGGGCGCCGGAGAGCTGATTGGGGGAGCGCGGCAATACCCCGCGCACGAGAACTAA
- a CDS encoding glutamyl-tRNA reductase — translation MSILLFGVSHRSAPVSVLEQLSIDESDRNKIVDRVLQSPLVTEAMVLSTCNRVEVYAVVDAFHGGLAVIGQVLSEYSGMTMGDLTKYAYVRYSEAAVEHLFAVASGLDSAVIGEQQVLGQVRRAYAAAESNRTVGRLLHELAQRALSVGKRVHSETAIDAAGASVVSVALGMAERKVDGLAGKTAVVVGAGAMGALSAAHLIRAGVGHILVLNRSLSHGQRLVRKIRESGVRAQAMTLDRLATALADADVVVSCTGAVSPVVSLADVHNALAAAQRDEAGHPLLICDLGMPRDVDPAVAGLPGVWVVDVDRIQHEPSAHAAAGDVDAARHIVAAEVAAYLVGQRMAEVTPTVTALRQRAADVVEAELLRLENRLPGLESAQREEVARTVRRVVDKLLHAPTVRIKQLASAPGGDSYAEALRELFELDQTAVDAVATAGELPVVSTGFDAGTHTHPSSGGPIPSAE, via the coding sequence GTGAGCATCTTGCTCTTCGGGGTTTCGCACCGTAGTGCGCCGGTCTCCGTTCTGGAACAGCTCAGCATCGACGAATCCGATCGCAACAAGATCGTCGACCGGGTCTTGCAATCGCCGCTGGTCACCGAGGCCATGGTGCTGTCGACCTGCAACCGGGTCGAGGTCTACGCGGTGGTTGATGCGTTCCACGGCGGTTTGGCCGTAATCGGGCAGGTGCTGTCGGAATACTCCGGAATGACGATGGGCGACCTCACCAAATACGCCTACGTGCGCTACAGCGAGGCGGCCGTCGAGCACCTGTTCGCCGTTGCCAGCGGTCTGGATTCCGCGGTCATCGGCGAACAGCAGGTGCTCGGCCAGGTGCGCCGGGCCTACGCGGCCGCCGAGTCGAATCGCACGGTCGGACGGCTGCTGCACGAGCTGGCCCAGCGCGCGCTGTCGGTCGGCAAACGCGTGCACTCCGAGACGGCCATCGACGCCGCCGGCGCCTCGGTGGTGTCGGTCGCGCTGGGCATGGCCGAACGCAAAGTGGACGGGCTGGCGGGCAAGACCGCGGTCGTCGTCGGCGCTGGCGCGATGGGCGCATTGTCGGCGGCCCACCTGATCCGGGCCGGCGTCGGCCACATCCTGGTGCTCAATCGGTCGCTGTCCCACGGGCAACGGTTGGTCCGCAAGATCCGCGAGTCGGGTGTGCGCGCCCAGGCGATGACGCTCGACCGCCTCGCCACGGCACTGGCCGACGCCGATGTGGTGGTCAGCTGCACGGGTGCGGTGAGTCCCGTGGTGTCGCTGGCCGACGTCCACAACGCGCTGGCCGCCGCGCAGCGCGACGAAGCGGGCCACCCGCTGCTGATCTGCGACCTGGGCATGCCGCGCGACGTCGATCCCGCGGTGGCCGGCCTACCCGGGGTCTGGGTCGTCGACGTGGACCGCATTCAACACGAACCGTCTGCTCACGCCGCCGCGGGCGACGTCGACGCCGCGCGGCACATCGTGGCCGCCGAGGTTGCCGCCTACCTGGTGGGACAGCGGATGGCCGAGGTGACACCGACCGTCACCGCGTTGCGCCAGCGCGCCGCCGACGTCGTCGAAGCGGAGCTGCTGCGGCTGGAGAACCGGCTCCCGGGACTCGAGAGCGCCCAGCGCGAGGAGGTTGCGCGCACTGTCCGGCGGGTGGTCGACAAGCTGCTGCACGCGCCCACGGTGCGGATCAAACAACTCGCCAGCGCCCCCGGCGGCGACAGCTACGCCGAGGCCCTGCGCGAGCTTTTCGAACTCGACCAGACCGCCGTCGACGCCGTCGCCACTGCGGGTGAATTGCCAGTAGTGTCAACGGGATTCGATGCCGGTACGCACACCCACCCCTCGTCCGGCGGCCCGATACCGTCCGCCGAGTAA
- a CDS encoding glutaredoxin family protein, translating to MTDRPKVELLTRDGCTICARAYARLAELAGELDFDLASTDVDVAAAAGNPGLRAEFGDRLPVILLDGREYSYWEIDEPRLRADLAR from the coding sequence ATGACTGACCGCCCGAAGGTGGAGCTGCTCACCCGCGACGGATGCACCATCTGCGCGCGGGCCTACGCGCGGCTGGCGGAACTGGCCGGCGAGCTGGATTTCGACCTCGCCAGCACCGACGTGGACGTCGCCGCGGCGGCCGGCAACCCCGGGCTGCGGGCCGAGTTCGGCGACCGGCTGCCCGTGATCTTGCTGGATGGCCGCGAGTACAGCTACTGGGAGATCGACGAGCCGCGGCTGCGTGCCGACCTCGCGCGATAA
- a CDS encoding WXG100 family type VII secretion target, protein MAAGNELRVDPQLMDGFAQALLGGAENLRSQLAELDGQVGEMLDGWHGGSGSAYAAAWELWQRGAREVETGLSVLARAVARAGKGLQDNEVVSAQAIRRVHDG, encoded by the coding sequence ATGGCCGCCGGCAACGAACTTCGCGTCGATCCTCAGCTGATGGACGGTTTCGCGCAGGCGCTGCTGGGTGGCGCCGAGAATCTACGCAGTCAGCTCGCCGAGCTGGACGGTCAGGTCGGCGAGATGCTGGACGGCTGGCATGGCGGATCGGGAAGTGCCTACGCCGCCGCGTGGGAACTGTGGCAGCGCGGGGCCCGCGAGGTCGAGACCGGGTTGTCGGTGCTGGCAAGGGCGGTCGCCCGCGCCGGCAAGGGTTTGCAGGACAACGAAGTTGTTTCCGCGCAAGCGATTCGGCGGGTGCACGATGGCTGA